TATCAATCCGTCCGTTCAGTTGAATACCAATGTGTATTATATGCGTTATAAGGACCAATTGGTCCTTACAGGTGAATTAAATGATGTTGGAGCTCCATTGCGGGCCAATGTTGGGGACAGTTACCGATTGGGATTGGAGATAGACGCCAGATTTTCCCTGGGCAATAAATGGTTTTTACAGCCCAATGTTGCGTTGAGCAGCAACAAAAACATTGACTTTATCTTTCAGCGAGATGGTGAAATCCAGAATTTGGGCAATACCAATATTGCCTATTCGCCAAATGTGGTGGCTGGCAATATTTTGGGATACATGCCCCATGCCAATTGGCAATTTTCCCTATTGTCCAAATACGTTAGTGAGCAATATATGGGCAATATAGATGCTGAAGGTTCCATTTTGGAAGCCTATTCCCAAACGGATTTAAACATTCAATATACCTGGCAGGCCAACTCATTTATCAAGAGTATCGTATTCTCAGGTCTGGTGAACAATATTTTTGATCAAGACATTGTGTCCAATGGCTTTTTCTTCACTTTTGATGACGATTCTATTAACCCGGGTACCGTAACCACAGTGGAAGGAGCTGGATTTTATCCCCAGGCTGGGATTAACTTTTTGTTGGGAGCAACTGTAAACTTTTAAATAAAAGGGATGTTGGACCAGGTTAAACTTGAAATAGATGAATATGGTTTGGTAAGGACCAACATCCCGGTATTTTCAGATATTGAACTAAGAGCGGCACTCGTTACATTTGTTAAACGAACTTGGGATTATCGTAAGACCTACTTGCAAAAAGAATTAAAAGTCGCTTTTGATGGATATTCTTACCTCGGACAAGAAGATAGTCTTAACCAGTATTCCTTTGATCAGTTACATTCTTTTGTTATTTCCGACCTCTTACCATATTCCAGTTTTCCAAAAGAATTCCATACGTTTCTTTTGCAAGAATGGGAACCAATGGTTCAGTTTTTGACAGGACTGCAAGAATTGCTTTTAAGAAAATTTAATATAGAGCACTTAAAAGGAGAGTTACGTAATAATATGGGCTATATGGCCAGTTGCAACTATTATCCTTCATTGTCCGATAAAAAAATAAAAGGTCAGCGTCTGTCCACTCATAGAGATGTTTCGTTTTTTACGGTTTTTCCATTTGGCCTAGATCGGGGATTAGTTATGCAAAAGGATGGCCAAAAACAAAATGTGGGAGTAATGGAAAGGGTTTTTGCGTTTCCCGGATATATGGCAGAGGTTATGACAGAAGGCAAGATAAAGGCATTGGACCACTATGTAGAAGAATCAAAAAGACCAAACAAGGAACGGTTTAGTTTTGCATTTTTCTCAATACCTAGACCTGAAGCCGTCATTAACTTCCCAAAAGGCGAGATGGATGGGAAGGACTATTACAAGCAATACCTTTCACTTTTTTAATCATACATTTATTTTGGATTTAGGTATTGAAATTGCATCCATAGCCCTGGCCTTGACCTATCTTTTCTTTTTAATGCGGCAAAATAAAATCTGTTGGTTTTTTGGTATTGCCTCTTCACTTTTGGGCATTGTCCTCTTTTACAAAACTGCCCTTTATTCTGAAGCCTTGTTGTATGTCTACTACGTCATCATTGGGATATATGGATATATATTATGGTCAAAAAAAAGGGATAGGGAAGCACTTAGTGTTACTTGGTTAAAATCAAGGCCCCTATTAATTTTTCTGGGGTTAAGTATTATTGGTGGCCTTGTCCTGGGCTTTTGGTTCAAAAACTACACCAATGCTGACTTACCCTATTTTGATGCTTTTACCACTTCATTTAGTTTCATGGCCAGTTATTTAGAGGCTAAAAAGTATATTAACGCTTGGGTGTTTTGGATATTCATTAATGGGGCCAATATTGCACTTTATGGGACAAAGTTGCTCTATGGTTATGCTATATTGGCGTTTATCTATTTTGTTTTCTCTGTAATTGGATATGTGCAGTGGAAGAAATCGTATCAACTTAAATTCCATTGAGGCCCTATTTTATTTTGCGCTACCTTAATTTTTTGATGAATCGGAAGAAATAACCCCCGGAGCACAGCCCTTGGCATACCATTGGTGTAGTTCTCCTGGTCAATTTCATTGGTTAAGGGTTTTCCTTGAGATTGCCATTCCCATGAAAATGGGAATTTTTATGATGGAATGCCCAAGAATCCTTTATTTTACATAGACCAAAAAACAGTATGGAACCTTTCTTTACCAAGAAACCTATCCGCTGGGGGATTATAGGTTGTGGCAATGTGACCGAAGTAAAAAGTGGACCACCCTATCAAATGACCCAAGATTTTGAATTGGCCATGGTAATGCGACGGGATGATGGGAAGGCCAAGGATTATGCCATCCGCCATAAGGTGCCCCATTGGACTACGGATGCCGGGGAAGTCATTGAAAACCCTGGGATTGACGCGGTGTATATTGCGACTCCCCCGGACACCCATAAGTTTTATGGCCTGCAAGTGGCAAGGGCAGGGAAACTGTGCTGTATCGAAAAACCGATGTCCCCCTGTTATGCAGATAGCCTGGAAATTTACAATGCTTTTCAGGAAAGGAATATCCTCTTGTTTGTTGCCTACTATCGCAGGTCCCTTCCAAGGTTCCGCAAAATAAAGGAATGGCTGGACTTAGGATTGATAGGCGAAGTACGGCACATCCATTGGGTAAAAACGAGGACCGCAAGTCCCTTAGATCTGAGCGGTGAATACAATTGGCGCACCGATGCCAAAATTGCCCCCGCCGGTTATTTTGATGATTTGGCCAGTCATGGATTGAACCTTTTTACCTATTTACTTGGGGATATTACGGAAGCAAAAGGGATTGCCTCTAATCAGCAGGGATTGTACACGGCTTTTGATGCCATCACGGGAAGTTGGAAACATAAGAACGGGGCAACCGGTTCCGGCAGTTGGAATTTTGGAAGCCACGAGCCCAAAGATCATGTGGAAATCTTGGGTTCCAAAGGGGAGATTCGGTTCTCGGTTTTGGATGAATCCCCGTTGGAATTGATTTACGGCTCAAATAGGGAGTCCGTTTTTATTGAACATCCCAAACATTTACACCAGTATCATGTGGAAAATATGCGCAAGCAATTGTTTGGGGAGGCAAAACATCCTTCTTTGGGCAGTTCAGGCCTGCATACCAGTTGGGTGATGGACAAAATATTGGGAGTGATCTAATTGGAAATAATAACGGAATTGCCGGACAAAACCGCCCGGTAAGGCTTCAGATTGTAAAATCTGCTGCCATCGTCAGGAGGGTTGAGCAATTGTCCAAAGAATAGATTGTATTCAAAATCATCACAGGGGCAACGTACATTTTGGCCTTCCAAGGTCATCGTAGAACAATCACTGGGCGCTTGGTTGGGGCAACTGGCTTCCCATGCCACGAATTGATTGCCAGTTCCGGTTCGCATCACAAATGCACCTCTTATTCCAACGCCGTCGTTACCAACGTAAATAGGATTCCCAATATTGTTAAGGTCAGTATATAAGGGAAGGTTAAGGTTAAGTTCAAACCTAAAATTGGCATCCGGTAGAAAAGGGTTTCTATTGGGACTATCACTTTCGCATGAAAACAGTAAGGGTATGAAAATCAGGTAGAAAAGCTTTTTCACGGCATCTAATTTTAGGTAAAAATCACTAAATTTTGTGTATATTTGCGTTAAATCCTCGCTAAAAGCTGTGCAGGCACGGTGAAAGCAGAGGATTTTTCAATTAAAATAAGGAAGAACCGTGGGGAGAACCCGTCTTTTCCCTAATGGTCTTTTGTGTTAAATATGAATGTTATGTCGAAAGTTTCTTACTATACCGCAGAAGGATTGAAAAAATTGAAGGAGGAATTGGACCAGCTAAGGGATGTGGAGCGCCCCAAGGCTTCGCAGGCAATTGCCGAAGCACGTGATAAGGGGGATTTATCGGAGAATGCCGAATATGATGCCGCTAAGGAGGCCCAGGGGCTTTTGGAAATGAAAATCGCCAAATTGGAAGAGACGGTAGCCAATGCTCGTATCATAGATGAATCCCAATTGGACACTTCCAAAGCATTGGTATTGTCCACGGTTAAAATTCGTAACCAGGCCAATAAAATGGAAATGAAGTATACCTTGGTGGCCGAGAGCGAGGCAGATCTAAAAGCTGGAAAAATATCGGTTACCTCCCCAATCGGCAAAGGACTACTGGGTAAATCCGTAGGTGATATTGCGGAAGTTCAAGTGCCCAACGGAACCCTAAAATTTGAGATTTTGGAAATCAGCCGTACCTGAACCAAAAGGGAAAAGCCCTATCTTTAATCCTGTCCGGGTATGGGCGGGATTTTTTATTTGTACGTTAAACATGGCCAGTATTTTTACTAAAATCATCAATGGGGAAATTCCTTGCTATAAGATTGCGGAAACCGAGGATTTTTTCGCTTTTTTGGACATTAACCCAAATTCCAAAGGCCACACCTTATGTGTCCCCAAAAAGGAAGTGGACAAAATTTTGGACCTGGACGAAGAAACCTATTTGGGATTAATGGCCTTTTCCAGAACGGTGGGTAAGGCCATAGAAGCTTCCATTCCTTGTGAACGGGTGGGAATAACCGTAATTGGATTGGAGGTCCCCCATGTGCATGTGCACTTAATTCCATTGCACACCATGGCAAATGCCACTTTCCAAAGCAAGGTGCAAATGCCTTCCGAGGAATTTGAGGATATTGCCTCCCAAATCCGGGGAAAACTTTAAGGGGTGTTTTCCAAGTAAAAATAAACGCCAATGGCTACGGCCAGGGTAAAAAGAAGTAATAGTAAATAGAACAGGCTTGTGAACCTAACGGACGCCTTATCCGGAGTTACCAGTTTGTTAAAGTATTCAAATACCCTTTCAATGTCCACGGTCCAATTTACGGGATAGATGATCGACTCGCATTTTTTACACTTTATTTCATGGCTTACCTCAGCAGTGGTACGATGAAAAAAGGAATTGAAGGTATGTTTTTGATAAAAGGTAAGCTGTAGTTCCTGATTGTAGCACTCAGGACAATTATTGGTAATGTCCGCTTCTTTTATGACAACCTGCTTTACTTTTGACATACACTAGGCAATGCGAAGGGAAATCTGCATAATGGTACCCTCCTTACTGGACGAAAGTACTTTAATTTTTCCTTTATGGTACTCCTCTATAATTCTTTTAACTAAAGATAGACCAAGTCCCCATCCCCTTTTCTTTGAGGTAACGCCTGGGTTAAAAATATTTTGAAAATCACTTTTTGGGATTCCATGACCGGTATCGGAAATAAGTATGTGTACCTGGTTTCCTGCCTTTTCAATTTGAACGGCAATATTGCCCTTTCCCTTCATTGCATCTATCCCGTTCTTGACCAAGTTTTCAATACTCCAATTGTAAAGCGGGGGATTCAGAAGCACGGGAAGTTCATCTATCTGGGAATTAAAGGAAAAATGAATGAGTTTGGAACTTCGCTTTTTTAGGTAGTCAAAGGCCTTGATGGTTTCCAGGACAATATCATGGATTTCCAGATTTGGAGTGGAACCTATTTTGGAAAACCGTTCCGTAATGGTATGCAATCGGGAAATGTCCTTTTCAATTTCTTTCGTGATTTCCGGATTGATTTGTTCACTTTTCAGCAATTCGTTCCAACCCAATAAGGAAGTTAGGGGAGTGCCAATTTGATGTGCGGTTTCCTTGGCCATACCCGCCCATAGTTTGTTTTGTTCCGAAGCTTTATTCGTCTTGAAGAAAAAGAAGATAACGGTCCCAAATAAACAAATGATCAACAACAGGGCAATGGGATAGTACTTGAGCTTATTCAACACCTCGGAATTTCCATAGTACAGGGTCTGGAGCAAATCCCCGCCTTGAATGATCTCTATTGGCTTGTTTTCCCCCGCGAATTTTTTGATTAGGGACTGGATCTTTAAAGAGTCCTCAGCGATTTCAAGAGGTATGTTGTGTGTTTTTATGGAACCCTCCTCGTTCACCAGGATCATTGGGGTAGAGGTATTGTTGCCCATAATGATCAGGGGCAAATTGCCCAATTCCTGATCAATTGGTGATTGGAGCACTTCAAGCTCCGCAGCGGCCCAATTCTCCATTTTCAGGCGTTCCTCTTCTTTGAATTTTTCAAAAAAGCTGTTGGTGTTCCATAAAATAAGACTTACCACAACAAAGGCAGAAACAAGTAAAAAGATATTGGATGTCCGCTTTTTGGGGTTGAATTTCATACGAATTCCTGTTGGATATAAAGATACTGGAAAAAGGATTCTTTTGTTGAAAAAGGATGGGATACCATAGTTGCGCCGCGCTCCATTTTCCCTATTTTTGGTGAACATAAAATTAATACGCATGGAAATTCAGGGAAGGATAAAATTGATAGATGAAACCAAAACCTATGGCACCAATGGTTTTAGAAAACGCGAACTTGTCGTTACCACTGAGGAGCAATATCCCCAACATATTTTGGTGGAATTTGTTCAGGACAAAACAGATTTATTGAACAGTTATCAAGTAGGACAATTGGTAAAGATCAGTATTAATCTAAGGGGTAGGGAATGGGTCAATCCCCAAGGGGAGACCAAGTATTTCAATTCCATCCAGGGTTGGCGTATTGAAAATATGGAAAACGCCGCACAGAACAACCCGGAAATGCCGCCCGTTCCCCCAATGGAAGCTTTTGAACCTGCAGAGGAATTCTCAGACGACGATCACGACGACCTTCCTTTTTAACCAATGGGCTTTACCAAGCTCATAGAACATACTTTTAGGCGCTTTTTACCTTCTCCATTTACAATTGCAGTGTTGCTTACCGTATTCACCTTGGCCCTGGCCTTGGTTTTTGGTAAAGCACCTGAGGAAGGTAATCATTTGTTTCATGTACTGAGGCTATGGGAACAAGGGATTTGGAACAACGGGCTATTGGTCTTTGCCTATCAGATGATGTTGATTTTGGTTCTTGGGCATGTATTGGTACTGAGCAGGCCCATGGAGCAATTGATCATGCGACTGACGGGATTTGTTAAAAACCCTGCGAACGCAGCCATTTTGGTTGCATTGCCCACGATGCTGGTTTCATTTTTTAATTGGGGTTTGGGATTGATTTTTGGGGCCCTTTTGGCAAGAAAGGTCGGGGAATATGCCCAAGAACGGGATATTCCCATTAACTACCCCCTCATTGGTGCCTGTGGGTACTTGGGATTGCTGGTTTGGCATGGGGGGATCAGTGGTTCTGCACCTTTAAAGGTCTCCGAGAAAGGACATCTGGAAGGGCTGATGAAAAGCTTTCAGAACAATGTATTGGTGCATGGGTTGCCCGAATCCATTTCCACCTTGGAGACGGTTTTTAGTATGGCAAATATGCTCACCTTTATTGTGGTAGTACTGTCAATTTCAGTATTGGTGTATTATTTGGGACGGAGAACAAAGCCTACCGCAATGGATTTACGTCCGTATCAATTTCAGAAGATCCATAAACAAGGACTTTCAGGAGCCGAAAAATTGGAACATTCCAAACTATTGTCCTTAACATTTGGCGCATTGATTTTGGTAGCCTTCCTTGTCCAATATCTCCCCTTTCTAAAAAAAATGAACTTAACCCCCAATTTATTGAACTTTTTCATGTTGGGGCTTGCCATTATACTCCATGGGAGCTTTTCAAGTTTTTTAAGGGCCGTGGAAGAGGCCATAGGTGATGTCTCCGGCATCCTGATACAATTTCCGCTCTATTTTGGCATAATGGGGGTAATGGGGGGCAGCGGAATGATAGGGCTAATTTCGGATTTTTTCGTATCCATCAGCAGCAGTACCACTTTGCCCTTATTTACCTTTTTTAGTGCAGGTTTGGTGAATGTATTCGTTCCCAGTGGTGGAGGTCAGTGGGCCATTCAGGGTCCCTTGGTGCTGGAATCCGCAATGGCTTTGGGGGTTCCCCTGCCCAAAGCGGTGATGGCCTTGGCCTATGGGGACCAGGTAACAAATATGCTTCAACCCTTTTGGGCCTTGCCATTATTGGGCATTACAAAGCTAAAGGCCAAGGAAATTTTACCCTACACCCTGTTGTTTATGTTTTTGGGCGGTACCATCTACATTGTGGGATTATTGTTTTTTTAAGGGAATTTGCAATAATTTTGGATAAAAATTGCACTGTGGAAATGGAAGGTAAAGGCTTGCCACTTTATTTTTTGGATGATCGATTGGAATTCCCTCCCGTGGAGAATGCGAATGCGGATGGGCTATTGGCGGTTGGAGGGGATTTGTCCCCAGAACGGATTTTACTGGCGTACAAAAATGGAATATTCCCTTGGTTTAATGATGATGACCTTATCCTGTGGTGGAGTCCCGATCCCAGGATGGTCCTGTTTCCGGAAAAAGTAAGGATTTCCAAGAGTATGCGGAAGGTAATGCAAAGTGGAACGTTCCGATTGACAAAGAACGAAGCTTTTGATGTGGTATTGGACCATTGCGCCAAACAAAAACGAAAAGGGCAGCAGGGTACCTGGATTACCAAAAATATGCGGGAGGCTTACCTACAACTCCATCAAAAAGGATTTGCAAAATCGTATGAAGTCTGGAGTGATGACGAATTGGTTGGAGGCCTTTATGGCGTTGACCTAGGAGGTGTTTTCTGTGGGGAAAGCATGTTCAGTAAGGTTTCCAATGCCTCAAAATATGCCTTTATAAAATTAGCCCGGGAACTGTCCCAAAAAGGGTATGCCCTAATTGATTGCCAAGTGCATACCAAACATCTCCAAAGCTTGGGGGGAGAAGAAATACCCCGGAAAAAATTTATAGGGATTCTAGAGCGAAACGTTAAAGGTGCTTAAGAAGAAAAGCACATGCTGTAGGTCTTGACTAAAATCCTCCGTTCGGTATTCCACACCAAATTGAAATTTGGAAGTATCACTTACTCTCCACCCTAAATTCAATGTCAAACGGGCGTCATATTGAGGCATGGTTCCGTTGGCTATGCTTAAAAGACTTTCCGCGTTTCCAACAAAATAGGGCTCTCCCACATCCAGCTTTTCACCTTGTAAGGGAAAGTCGAGGCTGAAACGGTAGCGAAACCGATGTGTGGTCCGGGCACTTGTTATTCGTTGCTCTGTTCGCCATCGCTGCCCATACCGGATTACAAACGGTTTGGAGGTAATATTGTACTGCTGTGTAAGTCTGAGTTCATTGGTTCCGTCGTCAAACCCTTCTCGAAACCTATATAGGACTCCAAAGGCAATACTTTGGTTATCCTGAAGTTGCAGATTGGAAAAATGGACCAAGTCCAAATGCCGTACATTAAGTTGTAACTCCTCCTCCTCAAAAATATAGTTACGGTTCTGAAGGGAAAAATTATGGGAATACGTCTCCGTAACCCCATAGTTAATGGCCAGCGAAGGTTGCCAATAGGCAGTTAGGTTTTCTTGGGAGTGTCCTAAAAAAACAATGAAAAGGAAGGGCAGGGATAACCACAACGGTCTACTGGAACAGCACATGGTCGTATTTGGTTTTTACCGCTTTTCGGGTCAAAAGATGTTCACCATTGGCATCAAAGGTCAATTCAAATTCCCCGTACCCATTTTCATCTTTTGTGGCAATGATCAATTCATACTTGAGTTTTGGGAGGATTCGATTTTGAAAGGCCTCTTTTAAAGTTTGTGCTGCATCACCGGTATTTACATATTGCCGTTGTATCTTTTTAATGCGATATTTTTTATGATTCGACTGTAAATATGTGGTCATATTGTCAAAGGCTGCATTGGGAATGTCCGTTTGTTTTATAAGGAGTTCCACATCTTCCAATGCTCCTTTTTCGTCAAATTCGATACTGTAGTGAAGCTTGTCTTTTTTGAACTTTACTTCATACGATGATTTTTCACCGTCTCGTTCCTTGTAGTAACGCAATCGTTTTGTGTTCTCCAAGTAATTGGACAATAAAGCCAAAACCCCGTTGGGGAGTTCCTTTTTGTCTATTCTAAATTCCTGTTCCTGCTTTTTTTGGCCAAAAGACGCAACGCAAAAGAAGAGGAGGATAACCAAGGTTGGGGATTTTAGTAACATGCTTCCTTATACTGCAGTTTTTTAACAATTGGATTTTTTTAAAATCTTGGTCTGCCAGGGTCCAAGATGGAAGGGTCTTTTCAAATTCTCCAAAAGATTGGTCTTGCACAGTTCAAACTGTTCCTCCCTCAAATCGGTGATAAACTCTTCTGGTCCATCACCCATATTATGGAGTATAAGGAATTCGGAATCCAAATCCCACCTTCTATACACAAATAATTGTGGATGTTCTTCCTGTATACATTCATAATCCCCGTAAACCAATACCGGGTTTTCCTTTCGGAATGCAATCATCTCCCGATAATGGTTAAGGATGGAGTTTTCATTTTTTTCTTGCTCCGCTACGTTTATGGAACCATGGTTGGGATTTACGGCCAACCACAGGTCCCCGGTACTGAATCCAGCATTTTTGCCGGAATCCCATTGCATGGGTGAGCGGGCATTATCACGGCTTTGGGCATGTACCACCTTTAAGAACCCTTGCATATCCTTTCCCTTATCTTCCATCTCCTTCCACGCATTGAGTGTCTCTACGTCATTATAATGTGAAATGCTTGGGTAGGCCACATTGGTCATTCCAATCTCATCCCCTTGATAAAGATACACCGTTCCTCTTAGGGTCAATAATAGTGTGGCCAGGAGTTTAGCGGAAACTTCATGGTACTTGCCATCATTTCCAAAACGGGACAGCATTCTGGAAAAATCGTGGTTGCCCAAAAAAATACTACCCCATCCCTTGTTTTTTAAAGCGTTGTCCCAATCGGAAAATACTTTTTTGAATTTGGGGAGCCCAAAAGGTTGCGGATCGTACTTTCCCCCTTCACCGCAATCAATGTACATATGGTCAAAATGGAAGACCATATGCAACTCCCTTCTTTTTTCATCAACATAGTGGGGAGCATTTTTCAGGTTTATACCCGGACCTTCCCCAACGGTCATGATATCATAATTGGAAAGTACTTCGTTGTTCATCTCATGCAAGTAGTCATGTATTTTTGGTCCATTGGCATATTGATTGACAATGGTGTCCTGGAATTTAACGTAGGATGTATCCTGGAAGGTTTCTGGCTTTGAAATCAGGGAAATGACATCCATCCGGAAACCATCCACTCCCTTTTTGAACCAAAATTCGATAACATCAAAGATTTCCCGTCTGACTTTGGGATTTTCCCAATTCAAATCCGGTTGTTTTTTCGTGAAATAGTGCAGATAATATTGATTGGTGGCATTGTCATACTGCCAGGCACTTCCACTAAAAAAGGACATCCAATTGTTGGGCGGCCCTCCATTTTTGCCTTCATGCCAAATGTAATAGTCACGATACGGATTGTCCTTGGATTTTTTGGATTCCCTAAACCAAAAATGTTCATCGGAGGTGTGGTTGGCCACCAAATCCATGACCAACTTTAATCCCTTTTGGTGCGTTTGCTCCAATAAGCTGTCAAAAGCGGATTGTCCTCCAAAATCTTCGGAAATTCTACGATAATCACTGATGTCGTACCCATTATCATCGTTGGGGGACTCATATACCGGGCAAAGCCATATCACATCCACCCCAAGTGATTTGATATAATCCAGTTTGTCCACAATTCCAGGAATATCCCCCACCCCATTGCCAGAAGTATCCTTAAATGAGCGTGGATAAATTTGATACACCACACTCTCCTTCCACCAGGTTCTCTCCATAAAAAATCCGCTTTGTTAAGTGAAAATGAAATAGGTGCTTACGACCAATAGGGTGATAAAAGCCCCAATGGCAAAAGCATACTTCCAAGGGGTGATCTCTATGGCGTCGGTGTCCTTTTCCAAGGTAAATACCTTTTTGGGCCGTAACCAACCAAAAAGAAGCATGACCAGGATGTTAAAGGCAAATAGGATTCCCATTACATGCAGGTAATGAGGGTATGCTTCCGCTTTTATGACACTTAGTTGGGCCACATCCGTAATGCCCTGGGCCTGTGCGGTAGTAAGGGCGCTTTCCCTAAAATAGGGTTCGAGGAAAAGAAGGCTGATCAAGTACAGGACAACCCCTCCGATCATCACTACCTTGGCTCCCAAAGCGGGAACTTTTTTTGTCATTATGCCGGTCATTACCACTGCAAGAATGGGAACGCTTAGACTCCCTAAAGACTGTT
The sequence above is a segment of the Muricauda sp. SCSIO 64092 genome. Coding sequences within it:
- a CDS encoding glycoside hydrolase family 13 protein gives rise to the protein MERTWWKESVVYQIYPRSFKDTSGNGVGDIPGIVDKLDYIKSLGVDVIWLCPVYESPNDDNGYDISDYRRISEDFGGQSAFDSLLEQTHQKGLKLVMDLVANHTSDEHFWFRESKKSKDNPYRDYYIWHEGKNGGPPNNWMSFFSGSAWQYDNATNQYYLHYFTKKQPDLNWENPKVRREIFDVIEFWFKKGVDGFRMDVISLISKPETFQDTSYVKFQDTIVNQYANGPKIHDYLHEMNNEVLSNYDIMTVGEGPGINLKNAPHYVDEKRRELHMVFHFDHMYIDCGEGGKYDPQPFGLPKFKKVFSDWDNALKNKGWGSIFLGNHDFSRMLSRFGNDGKYHEVSAKLLATLLLTLRGTVYLYQGDEIGMTNVAYPSISHYNDVETLNAWKEMEDKGKDMQGFLKVVHAQSRDNARSPMQWDSGKNAGFSTGDLWLAVNPNHGSINVAEQEKNENSILNHYREMIAFRKENPVLVYGDYECIQEEHPQLFVYRRWDLDSEFLILHNMGDGPEEFITDLREEQFELCKTNLLENLKRPFHLGPWQTKILKKSNC